From Psychrobacillus sp. FSL K6-2836, a single genomic window includes:
- a CDS encoding acetyl-CoA hydrolase/transferase family protein, whose protein sequence is MNNKQLTAQQVIDLIPTNADIILPLTNGEPHKLLDILEDHAHQLNNVRVHQLLALQSREYMNGAFPGQLHHVSYFLSGATRKQFHQGLVDLVPNHFHEMPRILKSSTNLSVIMAVASPMDEFGYFSLGTQADIVSEFIGTVPFILEVNQHMPRTFGQNQIHISQIAGFVENNRPLFEDVAVPIGEKDIKIAEYVTDTIRNGDSLQIGIGSIPNAVVSLLKSHRHLGIHTEMFVDGIVDLVQAGAIDGTQKFTNKGKIIATFAHGSKKMYDFLDNNPAVEFLPVSIVNDPREIAKEERIVSINATTEVDLFGQCASETVAGNYYSSTGGQADFARGVRFAKEGKGFVCMTSTAKNDEISRIKLSLSPGSVVTTSKNDVDMIVTEYGVAKMFGKPISERAKQLISIAHPKFREELTFEAKKMGFI, encoded by the coding sequence ATGAATAACAAACAGCTGACCGCACAGCAAGTAATAGACTTAATTCCTACTAATGCAGATATTATTCTTCCACTTACAAATGGAGAACCACATAAACTGTTGGATATTTTAGAGGATCATGCTCATCAATTGAATAATGTAAGAGTCCATCAATTGCTTGCATTACAATCTAGGGAGTATATGAATGGCGCCTTTCCAGGACAGCTACATCATGTCTCTTATTTTTTAAGTGGGGCGACAAGAAAACAGTTTCATCAAGGATTGGTGGACTTAGTTCCAAATCATTTTCATGAAATGCCACGTATATTAAAAAGCTCTACAAATCTGTCGGTGATTATGGCTGTAGCTTCGCCAATGGACGAGTTTGGTTACTTTTCCTTGGGGACACAGGCAGATATAGTGAGTGAATTTATCGGTACAGTCCCGTTTATATTAGAGGTGAACCAACATATGCCTCGTACATTTGGTCAAAATCAAATCCATATTAGTCAAATTGCCGGATTTGTTGAAAATAATCGTCCTTTATTCGAGGATGTTGCAGTTCCTATTGGCGAGAAGGATATTAAAATAGCTGAGTATGTAACGGATACGATTAGAAATGGGGACTCTCTGCAAATTGGTATTGGCTCTATTCCAAATGCCGTAGTGAGCTTATTAAAAAGTCATCGTCATTTAGGCATTCATACTGAAATGTTCGTCGATGGAATTGTGGATTTAGTACAAGCAGGAGCTATTGATGGAACACAAAAGTTTACGAATAAAGGGAAAATCATTGCTACATTTGCCCATGGATCAAAGAAAATGTATGACTTCCTTGATAATAATCCCGCTGTGGAGTTTTTACCTGTAAGTATTGTGAATGATCCTCGAGAAATTGCCAAGGAAGAGCGTATTGTTTCGATTAATGCGACTACAGAGGTCGACTTATTTGGGCAATGTGCATCCGAAACGGTTGCCGGAAATTACTATTCTTCTACAGGAGGACAGGCAGACTTCGCTCGTGGTGTACGTTTTGCTAAAGAAGGGAAAGGGTTTGTATGTATGACTTCTACAGCTAAAAATGATGAAATATCTCGTATAAAGCTTAGTCTAAGTCCAGGATCAGTAGTAACGACATCTAAAAATGATGTGGATATGATTGTTACGGAGTACGGTGTAGCTAAAATGTTCGGAAAGCCAATTTCAGAACGTGCGAAACAACTTATATCGATTGCTCATCCTAAGTTTAGAGAAGAGTTAACATTCGAAGCGAAAAAAATGGGGTTTATTTAA
- a CDS encoding DNA-3-methyladenine glycosylase, with the protein MKPINASFFQQPTLELARQLLGNYIVHEHPSGLLIGKIVETEAYMGPDDQAAHSFGNRRTKRTEVMFGEPGLIYSYQMHTHTLINVVAAPLDIPNAILIRAVEPIEGLELMKQFRNDLPMKQWTNGPGKLTKAMAISMEHYGSHWTDKPLYMAEGERVTSVSTGPRIGIQNSGEAVHYPYRFWETDNPFVSKMR; encoded by the coding sequence ATGAAGCCAATTAACGCTAGTTTTTTTCAACAGCCAACTTTAGAACTTGCTCGCCAATTATTAGGAAATTATATTGTCCATGAGCATCCAAGTGGGCTACTTATTGGGAAAATCGTTGAAACTGAAGCGTATATGGGACCTGACGACCAAGCAGCACATAGTTTTGGGAATAGAAGGACAAAGCGGACTGAGGTTATGTTTGGAGAGCCAGGATTAATATACTCGTATCAAATGCATACCCATACGCTCATCAACGTCGTTGCGGCACCTTTGGACATTCCCAATGCGATATTAATACGTGCTGTGGAACCAATAGAGGGCTTAGAACTGATGAAGCAATTCCGTAACGACCTTCCGATGAAACAATGGACAAATGGCCCAGGAAAGCTAACAAAAGCTATGGCTATATCCATGGAACACTATGGATCACATTGGACAGATAAGCCCTTATATATGGCAGAAGGGGAGCGGGTAACCTCTGTATCCACTGGTCCAAGAATAGGTATTCAAAACAGTGGAGAGGCCGTCCATTACCCGTATAGATTCTGGGAAACAGATAATCCATTCGTATCGAAAATGAGATAA
- the dnaN gene encoding DNA polymerase III subunit beta codes for MLEFKINKDCFNKAILDVSKGVSTKTLLPVLSGIKLVVNIDHLILSGSNSVIAIERVIPLTLNDNSVLEVIETGSVVLSAKHLSEIIKKLPSDIHIKMQEKQLVTIQSEEIIIRLNGFSSEEYPTLPDIDLSKHISIPSNKLLEIMEQTMFAVSNNMSRPVLTGVNITLSENELSFVATNSQRLALRKYSLVSDFEGSFIISETSLRELSKLIKNEVHMITIYFSDKYILFKSDNLTLYSSLIEGSYPNTSGLFPKEAKTIITLNTKQFLRGIDRACLFASEWRNNNVHIEVESKNDLKITSFFSEIGIIEETQPIKEITGESDLKISLDASFLMDALKVIKEEEIRLSYSGSMGPILIEPINNPSYIQLISQVRTY; via the coding sequence ATGTTGGAGTTTAAAATCAATAAGGATTGTTTTAACAAAGCAATTTTAGATGTTAGTAAAGGAGTATCAACGAAGACTCTTTTACCAGTCTTATCTGGGATAAAGTTAGTAGTTAATATCGATCATTTAATCCTAAGTGGAAGTAACTCAGTAATAGCTATTGAGAGGGTTATTCCACTAACATTGAATGACAATAGCGTTTTGGAGGTCATTGAAACAGGTAGCGTTGTTTTATCGGCAAAGCATTTAAGTGAAATCATAAAAAAGTTACCCAGTGACATTCATATTAAAATGCAAGAGAAACAACTGGTGACTATACAATCGGAAGAAATCATTATCCGTTTAAATGGCTTTAGTTCGGAAGAATATCCTACTCTCCCGGACATCGATTTATCAAAACATATAAGTATTCCAAGCAATAAGCTGTTAGAAATCATGGAGCAAACTATGTTTGCTGTTTCTAACAACATGTCTAGACCTGTTCTAACAGGAGTAAATATAACCTTATCAGAAAATGAGCTTTCATTTGTTGCTACAAATTCACAACGTCTAGCATTAAGAAAGTATTCATTAGTATCCGACTTTGAAGGATCGTTTATTATCTCGGAAACAAGTTTACGTGAGCTTTCTAAGTTAATTAAAAATGAAGTTCACATGATTACTATTTATTTTTCGGATAAATATATATTATTTAAATCCGATAATCTAACACTGTATTCAAGCCTTATTGAAGGTAGTTATCCTAACACATCGGGATTATTTCCAAAAGAGGCTAAAACGATTATTACTTTAAACACCAAACAGTTTTTACGAGGTATTGATCGAGCCTGCCTCTTTGCTAGTGAGTGGCGAAATAATAACGTACACATAGAAGTGGAAAGTAAAAACGACCTTAAAATTACCTCTTTCTTCTCTGAGATAGGAATAATAGAAGAAACACAACCTATTAAAGAAATCACCGGCGAGTCAGATTTAAAAATTTCACTTGATGCAAGTTTCTTAATGGACGCTTTAAAAGTGATTAAAGAAGAAGAAATAAGATTGAGTTATAGCGGTTCAATGGGTCCGATTTTAATCGAACCCATCAATAATCCTTCTTATATCCAGCTTATCTCACAAGTACGTACATACTAA